The genomic stretch GGCGAGATTGAGATGACGGGCAGGGCTGTCTGACATCTGGCTGACCTGGGCAATCCTGTTCGGCGGACAAATGAAGGGGAGGGCGTATTGGCTTTCCGCCATCTGGTCTATACTGAGCCCGTTGGGGGAAGGAACATGAATAATCGCAAGATCGCCGTTTTCGGGGCGGCTTTTTTTCTTGGCACGATCGGCGCCTCGGCCGCGTTCGCCCAGACCTTTCGGAATTATCGCTGCGCGGACGGGACTCAATTCATCGTCGGATTTTTCGAGTATGATTCACGCGCCCATCTGCAGCTCGACGGCAGGGCGGTGACGCTTGGCAAACGTCTTGCTTTTTCCGGTTTGCGCTATTCGGGAAGCGGCGTGACCCTGAAGATGACCAAGGCCGGCATCACCACGCTCAAGCACGCCAAACGGCCGGTAACGGCGTGCGAGCTGACATGAAAAAGGGCCGAAACGTTTTCGTTCCGACCCTTTCTTACTCTCCGAACCGCGCCTGAAGCTTCGAGCGCGTCGCTACCGAACTTATGGCCGGCATCAGTGGTCTCGTCCAGGCTTGGATTCGTCGATGGCTGCCTGGTGGTACCAGCTGCCGCTGCAGGCGGAGTCGCCGGCCTGTGCCGAAGCAACATCCGTGGTCTCGCCGTAGCGACGTCCCCCGAGAGCCGCGCGGCCCCCGGCCGGGAATTGGTAGATCTTGGCAGTTCCTTGATTCAAACTCGAATTCACCATCCCATTTCTCCTTCCGACGGAACGCGAACCCTGATGGTGCGCCCGACTCGTTCTCTTGTGGTTACTAAACGCGATATCGTCCGTGCCCTCCGCGGATGCAAGATGACCAAAAGAGAACCATATGATGGCTAAAACGTAGGCAACTCTGGTTTTGCTTCGTGTGAGGCAATGGGCAGATGACTAACGCTTGAGCCGACAACAAGGTTGCCGGCAAAGGGCGACCTGCTTGACGGTTGTTGCGGGGACCTGCCGCGGCTTTAATCGCGTGGCGGCGTCGCGAGCGAAACTGCCGGAGAATCGGGCTCGGGAGGGGCGCTCGGAGCGAATTTTGGCCGCTGGACACGCGTGCCAACCGCGCTTCTATGTCGCAGCAAAAAAGTGCTCCGGCAGGCTGGACATCCAGGAAACGGCGGCTGCCGCAGTGCAGCGATTGGCACTTTAATTGCTTGGTAAGAATCGGCCGATGGTGGCCGGGTACGCGTGGGGCGACCGATTGGCTTTCGGCACCTCACGTTTTTGCATCATCAACAGAGAGGCTCAATGACGAAATACAAGCTCGAGTATATCTGGCTCGATGGATATACGCCGACACCGAACCTGCGCGGCAAGACGCAGATCAAGGAATTCGATGCGTTCCCGACGCTGGAGCAGCTGCCGCTGTGGGGCTTCGATGGAAGTTCGACCATGCAGGCCGAAGGACATAGCTCCGACTGTGTGCTGAAGCCGGTCGCTGTTTATCCGGACGGCGCGCGCACGAACGGCGCGCTGGTGATGTGCGAAGTCATGATGCCCGACGGCAAGACCCCGCACCCCTCGAACAAGCGCGCCACCATCCTCGACGACGAAGGCGCCTGGTTCGGCTATGAGCAGGAATATTTCTTCTACAAGGACGGCCGCCCGCTCGGCTTCCCCGCCTCTGGCTATCCCGCGCCGCAGGGTCCGTACTACACCGGCGTCGGCTACAAGAACGTCGGCGATATTGCCCGCAAGATGGTGGAAGAGCATCTCGATCTCTGTCTCGCCGCCGGCATCAACCATGAAGGCATCAATGCCGAAGTGGCGAAGGGCCAGTGGGAATTCCAGATCTTCGGCAAGGGCTCCAAGAAAGCCGCTGACGAAATGTGGATGGCCCGCTACCTGATGTTGCGTCTGACCGAGAAGTACGGCGTCGATATCGAATTCCACTGCAAGCCGCTCGGCGATACCGATTGGAACGGCTCCGGCATGCACGCCAACTTCTCCACCACCTATATGCGTGAAGTCGGCGGCAAGGAATATTTCGAGAAGCTGATGGAAGCCTTCAAGACCAACCGCGCTGATCACATCGCGGTCTACGGTCCGGACAACCACATGCGCCTCACCGGCAAGCACGAGACGGCGTCGATCGACACCTTCAGCTACGGCATTGCCGACCGCGGCGCCTCGATCCGCGTTCCGCATTCCTTCGCCAACAACGGCTACAAGGGCTATCTGGAAGACCGCCGCCCGAACTCGCAAGGCGACCCCTACCAGATCGCTTCGCAGATCCTGAAGACGATCGCTTCGGTTCCGACCGGCGCGAAGGCTGCCGCAGCCTAAACATTTCGGCACAGGGCTTGGGTGGGGGCGCCCGGGCTGCAACCTGATCCGTCAAGGCAAAACCGCCTTGACGGATCATTGCGTTTTGATGACGGCGCTTCGAAGATGCGGCGTCAAGGCCGTTCCCCTGCGTTATGAACCGCGCTAGATAGCGGGTCACGCGCTTGCCGGGGACACGGCTATTGTTTGAGGGTTTCTACAAGGTCAGGTTTCAGCTCAACGATACGGTCGGCCGTAGCGTGATGTATGCGCGCGACGGCAAGATGCTCGGCGGCAATTCGGCCTTTGCCCACATCGGCACCTACGAAAAAATCGGCGACGAGATCGCCATCGAGATCAAGACCGTTCGCCATAATCCGGATCCGAATTATCGGGCGATGGCCGGCACCGACGATGCGACGCTGCTGGCGCGGGGCAGGCCGGACGGCGACCTCTATCGCTTCGATGGCCGCCTCAAGGAATTGCCGGGCGCGGTGTTCAGCTCGGTCATGACGCCGATCGAGGAGGAGGCGATACCGATCGCCGGCGGTGTCGGCGAGGGTGGCATCGTCAACGGCCTCTATTCCATTCACATCCGGATGCTGGACGGCGTCGATGGCGGCCTGACCGGCGTGATGCTGCTCAATGACGGCCGCATCCTCGGCGGCGACGCGTCGTTCTATTATCTCGGCACCTACACCTCGGCGAACGGACGCTGGAAGGGACAGATCCTCAATCAGGAGCATACCCCGGCCAGGGGCGAGAACCCCGTGTTCGGCGGCCATGAGGTAGGCATCGGCTTTGCCGGCACTTGCGACGACGAGGGAGCGCTGCTGGACGCCACCGCGCTGGCCGGCAAGCGCAGCCTTCGCCTGACCGCCGTCCTGAAACTGATGCGCCGGGTCTGATCGCCGATGGATAATACCGTGCGCGTGCTCTCGACGCTCGCCCTGAGGGGCGCGGTGCACGGCCTGGCCGGACGCTATGAAGCGGCCGGCGGCGGGCGCATCGATGCCGATTTCGCGCCGACCCTGGCGTTGCTCGATCGGCTGCGCGGCGGAGAGGGGGCTGACGTCGTCATTCTGACCCGCGAGGGGCTTTCGGAACTCGCGGGCGCGGGCTGCGTCGTGGAGGATAGTTGCGTCGACCTGGCACGCTCCTATGTCGGCGTTGCCGTGAAGGCAGGCGCAGCCCATCCCGATATCGCAACCGAAGCTGCGCTGCGCGCGGCGCTGCTCGGCGCCCGTTCAGTGGCGTATTCGCGGATCGGCGCCAGCGGCATCCTGTTCGCGCAATTGATCGAACAATTGGGCATTGCCGCCGAGATCAACGCCCGCGCCGTGATTATTCCGTCGGGCTTTACCGCGGAAAGGCTCGTTGGCGGCGAGGCGGACCTTGCCATCCAGCAGATCAGCGAATTGAAGCAGGTCAGCGGGATCGAAGTCGTCGGACCGATCCCGCACGAGCTGCAAACACCGGCGGTGTTTTCGGCCGGCCGCATGGTGGCTTCGCAGAAGGCCGATCAGGCCGACCGGCTGCTACATTATCTGGCTTCGCCGGAGGTCGCCCCGGTGCTGCGCGGTTGCGGGCTGGAGCCTTGAATTTGCCGGCTCTTCGACGCAACCTGCCGGGCATGTCCAGACGGATTTGCTCCTTTGCGGTCGTTGCGATCGTCGCCATGACGGCGCCGGCGCTGGCCTACGCGCAATCGGCGGACCTCGTTCTGTGCGACCGCGTTGCGGCCGATCCATCCGATCCCGACAAGCCGGCCGACGTGAAGGGCGTGCCCGATATCGCCGCCTCCGACATCGCGACCGCGATCAAATATTGCAAGAACGCCGCCAATGGATCGCGCCGGGCGATGTACCAGCTTGGCCGCGCCTACGCCGCCAACCGGCAAATGCCGGAAGCGATCGCCGCCTGGCGCAAGGCTTCGGACAAGGGATCTACTTCGGCGATGGTCGAACTCGGCGTGCTCTATGGCACCGGCGCCGGCATTGCACGTGACGAAGCGCAGGCGAGAAAACTGTTCGAACGCGCGGCCGAAGCCGGCAATCCCCGGGGAGTCAGCAATCTCGCCGCCCTTGGCGGCGGCGCCGGCGCGACCGCCGATCCCGCGCGCGCCCGCGAATTGTTGTCGAAGGCCGCCGAGACCAATGCCGAGGCGCAGTATCAGCTCGGCATGATGCTGGCGGAGGGCAATGGCGGATCCAGGGACGACGCCGCCGCGCGGGCGCTGTTTGAAAAGGCGGCGGCGCAAAATCACCCCGCAGCACTTGAGCGGATGGGGGCGTTTTCACAGGAAGGCCGTGGCGGACCGAAGGATTCCGATGCCGCCAAGGCCTATTACCAGCGCGCCGCCGCGCTCGGCGACGAGGACGCCAAGAAGGCGCTGGAGCGGATGCGATGTCCTTACGCGATCAAGGACAAGCGCGGCAATGTGGTGACGAATTTGTGCTTCTAGGCCGAGCACGCGGCCGTCCTACTTCATGTAATAGCCGATGTAGTATTTCGCTTTCTGGTAAGTCGTCGTCCGTGAAGAATTCCCAAGTCGTTGATTTAGAATCTGGAAACGGCAGGCTGGGGCAACCGAGTTTGCCGGGAATCGGGTGTGCGGAAGGGGATTCCTTGCAAATTTGATTTGTGATTCACTCGCCTTTGGATGTTTTGGCGGGGGACCAGATGCGACCACGGGAACGGCGGGAGACGGGAGAGCAGGATCTGTTCCGCTCCCGGCTCGACCAGATCATCGACCTGAAGCATCCGCTGGTGGCGCTGGGGCGCACGGTGGATTGGGAGTTCCTGGAACGGGAGTTCGGGGCGGTCTACACGGATGATCCCGGCCGCCCGCCACTGCCGACGCGATTGATGGCGGGGCTGGCGATCCTCAAGCACACCTACGACCTGTCCGACGAGGTGCTGTGCGAGCGCTGGGTCGAGAACCCCTATTACCAGTTCTTCTGCGGCGAGGAGTTCTTCCAGCACCGGCTGGTGTTCGATCGCTCGTCGCTGACGCGCTGGCGCAACCGGATGGGCGAGGAGCGGCTGCAGGCATTGCTGCAGGAGAGCCTGTCGGTGGCCACCAGAACCAAGGCGATCAAGCCGTCCGAGTTGTCACGGGTGATCGTCGATACCACCGTGCAGCCCAAGAACGTGACGTTCCCCACCGACGCGAAGCTTCTGAACCGGGCGCGCGAGAAACTGGTGCGGCTGGCGCAGCGCCACGGGGTAGATTTGCGCCAGTCCTATGCGCGCCTGGGCAAGTTCGCCCTGATCCAGCATCAGCGCTATGCCCACGCCAAGCAGTTCAAGCGTGCCAACCGGATGCTCAAGAAGCTGCGCACCTATCTCGGCCGCGTCATCCGCGACATCGGCCGCAAGATCGAGGGCAACAGCGGGCTCGAAGGGACGTTCGCACAGCTGCTATTGCTG from Bradyrhizobium sp. Ash2021 encodes the following:
- a CDS encoding MliC family protein, which encodes MNNRKIAVFGAAFFLGTIGASAAFAQTFRNYRCADGTQFIVGFFEYDSRAHLQLDGRAVTLGKRLAFSGLRYSGSGVTLKMTKAGITTLKHAKRPVTACELT
- a CDS encoding DUF2735 domain-containing protein, with the protein product MVNSSLNQGTAKIYQFPAGGRAALGGRRYGETTDVASAQAGDSACSGSWYHQAAIDESKPGRDH
- a CDS encoding glutamine synthetase beta-grasp domain-containing protein, with the protein product MTKYKLEYIWLDGYTPTPNLRGKTQIKEFDAFPTLEQLPLWGFDGSSTMQAEGHSSDCVLKPVAVYPDGARTNGALVMCEVMMPDGKTPHPSNKRATILDDEGAWFGYEQEYFFYKDGRPLGFPASGYPAPQGPYYTGVGYKNVGDIARKMVEEHLDLCLAAGINHEGINAEVAKGQWEFQIFGKGSKKAADEMWMARYLMLRLTEKYGVDIEFHCKPLGDTDWNGSGMHANFSTTYMREVGGKEYFEKLMEAFKTNRADHIAVYGPDNHMRLTGKHETASIDTFSYGIADRGASIRVPHSFANNGYKGYLEDRRPNSQGDPYQIASQILKTIASVPTGAKAAAA
- a CDS encoding GrlR family regulatory protein, producing MFEGFYKVRFQLNDTVGRSVMYARDGKMLGGNSAFAHIGTYEKIGDEIAIEIKTVRHNPDPNYRAMAGTDDATLLARGRPDGDLYRFDGRLKELPGAVFSSVMTPIEEEAIPIAGGVGEGGIVNGLYSIHIRMLDGVDGGLTGVMLLNDGRILGGDASFYYLGTYTSANGRWKGQILNQEHTPARGENPVFGGHEVGIGFAGTCDDEGALLDATALAGKRSLRLTAVLKLMRRV
- a CDS encoding substrate-binding domain-containing protein, producing the protein MDNTVRVLSTLALRGAVHGLAGRYEAAGGGRIDADFAPTLALLDRLRGGEGADVVILTREGLSELAGAGCVVEDSCVDLARSYVGVAVKAGAAHPDIATEAALRAALLGARSVAYSRIGASGILFAQLIEQLGIAAEINARAVIIPSGFTAERLVGGEADLAIQQISELKQVSGIEVVGPIPHELQTPAVFSAGRMVASQKADQADRLLHYLASPEVAPVLRGCGLEP
- a CDS encoding tetratricopeptide repeat protein, producing MSRRICSFAVVAIVAMTAPALAYAQSADLVLCDRVAADPSDPDKPADVKGVPDIAASDIATAIKYCKNAANGSRRAMYQLGRAYAANRQMPEAIAAWRKASDKGSTSAMVELGVLYGTGAGIARDEAQARKLFERAAEAGNPRGVSNLAALGGGAGATADPARARELLSKAAETNAEAQYQLGMMLAEGNGGSRDDAAARALFEKAAAQNHPAALERMGAFSQEGRGGPKDSDAAKAYYQRAAALGDEDAKKALERMRCPYAIKDKRGNVVTNLCF
- a CDS encoding IS5 family transposase, producing MRPRERRETGEQDLFRSRLDQIIDLKHPLVALGRTVDWEFLEREFGAVYTDDPGRPPLPTRLMAGLAILKHTYDLSDEVLCERWVENPYYQFFCGEEFFQHRLVFDRSSLTRWRNRMGEERLQALLQESLSVATRTKAIKPSELSRVIVDTTVQPKNVTFPTDAKLLNRAREKLVRLAQRHGVDLRQSYARLGKFALIQHQRYAHAKQFKRANRMLKKLRTYLGRVIRDIGRKIEGNSGLEGTFAQLLLLARRVREQQQRQRGPKVYSLHAPEVECIGKGKAHRPYEFGVKVSVATTLKHCKGGQFVTHVKALPGNPYDGHTLETVIPDMEALVGNTIARILADKGYRGHNAPPDYKFRVFISGQKRGVTPQIKRELRRRSAVEPVIGHLKAEHRMGRNYLWFRRGDANNAVLAAVGYNFRRLIRWLRILLRQILAALFAAPSTNPV